A genomic segment from Leptospira fainei serovar Hurstbridge str. BUT 6 encodes:
- a CDS encoding phosphatidylinositol phospholipase, which translates to MAAKIKRTSFQKLLNAMKKLIMEVNDNEILRRLETLMATSKEDLNQAVVRSLLENPLEFDPKSVPEPYAQYVRHFVYMVKRNKKRGLDVTFDASNLDSKSLKKTQSVKPQEAAKKIPPKRKRA; encoded by the coding sequence ATGGCTGCCAAAATAAAGCGGACTTCCTTTCAGAAACTTCTCAATGCGATGAAAAAACTTATCATGGAAGTGAATGATAATGAAATTCTGCGTAGACTTGAGACTCTTATGGCCACAAGCAAAGAAGATTTGAATCAAGCAGTTGTTCGCTCTCTTTTGGAAAATCCTCTCGAATTTGATCCGAAATCAGTGCCGGAACCTTACGCGCAATACGTCCGACATTTCGTTTATATGGTTAAACGAAATAAAAAGCGAGGGCTTGATGTCACGTTTGACGCAAGCAACCTCGACTCAAAGAGTCTAAAAAAAACTCAATCCGTTAAGCCGCAGGAAGCGGCGAAAAAAATCCCACCAAAACGCAAACGCGCCTAA